A stretch of Phoenix dactylifera cultivar Barhee BC4 chromosome 16, palm_55x_up_171113_PBpolish2nd_filt_p, whole genome shotgun sequence DNA encodes these proteins:
- the LOC103710194 gene encoding gamma-glutamyl peptidase 5-like, translating into MGGGGGGGGGEMEVRKRFAVLLCAEDSEYVKKVYGGYFKVFVGLLGEEGEIWEVYRAARGELPAEEDVDAYDGFVITGSCNDAHGDDLWIKELLKLLKIIDSKRKKVLGICFGHQILSRALGGKTGRAKGWDVGVTCIHPSQSALKLLSSLHIPSHLPVIECHRDEVWELPPLAEVMAWSEKTGIEMFRYGDHIMGIQGHPEYTKEILLHLIDRLLQRNLIQICHAEAAKASLDAREPEREAWKRLCKSFLKGKL; encoded by the exons atgggaggaggaggaggtggaggaggaggagagatggagGTGAGGAAGAGGTTTGCCGTGCTGCTGTGCGCGGAGGACTCGGAGTACGTGAAGAAAGTTTATGGGGGTTATTTCAAGGTGTTCGTGGGGTTGTtgggggaggagggggagatATGGGAAGTCTACCGGGCGGCGCGCGGCGAGCTGCCGGCCGAGGAGGATGTGGACGCTTACGACGGGTTTGTCATCACTGGCAGCTGCAACGACGCGCATGGCGACGATCTGTGGATCAAAGAACTCCTCAAGCTTCTCAAAATCATCGATTCCAAGCGCAAGAAGGTCCTCGGCATTTGCTTCGGCCACCAG ATTTTGAGCCGAGCTTTGGGCGGGAAGACTGGCCGAGCCAAAGGATGGGATGTAGGAGTGACCTGCATCCACCCCTCGCAGTCTGCTCTTAAGCTGCTCTCATCTCTTCACATCCCCTCTCATCTTCCGGTGATCGAGTGTCATCGGGATGAG GTCTGGGAGCTGCCTCCCCTTGCAGAGGTGATGGCTTGGTCTGAGAAGACTGGTATCGAGATGTTCAGGTACGGAGACCACATCATGGGCATCCAAGGCCACCCTGAATACACCAAGGAAATTCTCCTGCACCTTATCGATCGCCTCCTCCAACGCAACCTCATTCAG ATCTGTCATGCTGAAGCAGCAAAGGCAAGCTTAGATGCTCGCGAACCAGAGCGAGAGGCATGGAAAAGGTTGTGCAAAAGCTTTCTCAAGGGGAAACTCTGA